In one Brassica oleracea var. oleracea cultivar TO1000 chromosome C9, BOL, whole genome shotgun sequence genomic region, the following are encoded:
- the LOC106319259 gene encoding protein N-lysine methyltransferase METTL21A: protein MKFTDSPVIELTVNGTQLSIQQDNATMHVGTSVWPCSLVLAKFAERWSTVEDSSPSSPNPYAELLDFRGRRAVELGTGCGVAGMAFHLLGLTEIVLTDMVQVMPALKHNLKRNKAALGKYLKTSIVCWNNRDQISALNPPFDLVIAADVVYIEESVGHLVTAMESLMKEDGAVLLGYQVRSPEADKLFWELCGVVFEIDKVPHEHLHPEYAYEEADVYIFRKKAKSESE from the coding sequence ATGAAATTCACAGACTCTCCGGTGATCGAGCTAACAGTTAACGGCACACAGCTGTCAATCCAGCAAGACAATGCCACGATGCACGTCGGAACCTCCGTATGGCCTTGCTCTCTAGTTCTCGCCAAGTTCGCCGAGCGCTGGTCCACCGTGGAGGACTCATCACCATCGTCTCCAAATCCGTACGCCGAACTCCTCGATTTCCGCGGCCGTCGCGCCGTCGAGCTAGGCACCGGATGCGGAGTCGCCGGCATGGCGTTTCACCTGCTAGGCCTTACGGAGATCGTGCTCACCGATATGGTTCAGGTCATGCCGGCGCTCAAGCACAACTTGAAACGGAACAAGGCGGCGCTCGGAAAATATCTAAAAACCTCGATCGTTTGCTGGAACAATCGGGATCAGATCTCGGCGCTGAATCCGCCTTTCGATCTGGTCATCGCGGCCGATGTTGTGTACATCGAGGAATCGGTGGGGCATCTGGTGACGGCGATGGAGTCGCTGATGAAGGAAGACGGCGCTGTGCTGCTTGGTTATCAGGTTCGGTCGCCGGAAGCGGATAAGCTATTCTGGGAGCTGTGCGGCGTCGTTTTTGAGATCGACAAGGTTCCTCATGAGCATCTCCATCCTGAATACGCGTATGAGGAAGCTGACGTGTACATCTTCAGAAAGAAGGCGAAGAGTGAATCAGAATGA
- the LOC106317718 gene encoding uncharacterized protein LOC106317718 — TGKEKAQESGSKVTSIICKVLFFEQLRLLQKSLDWPEIFRDAKPVPADESSQIPMAQQDVDGEIDSSDDGMPPPPLEAYTNRLRPFGVQFDAEADSDS; from the exons ACAGGAAAAGAAAAGGCTCAAGAATCTGGTAGCAAAGTTACTTCTATCATATGCAAAGTTCTTTTCTTTGAGCAACTACGTCTCCTCCAAAAGTCTCTGGACTG GCCAGAGATCTTCAGAGATGCCAAGCCAGTTCCAGCTGATGAAAGCTCTCAAATACCTATGGCACAGCAAGACGTTGACGGTGAAATAGACTCGAGTGATGACGGCATGCCCCCTCCCCCATTGGAAGCATATACAAACAGATTGAGACCATTTGGAGTACAATTTGATGCAGAAGCGGATTCTGATTCTTAG
- the LOC106319258 gene encoding uncharacterized protein LOC106319258 isoform X1 yields MSCHILHGPVYVFDNGPQSPIKFVSLNTVSCVIESQSRMSPITSSLDAVHILPPSLSLSQAKLLRSSPVQFFVIKDCSAMDTKALAKSKRAHTQHYSKKSHPLHKPKALEKGQVNQPKSPVQSRRVSALPSNLDRYDDEPDLGLSTNQPADVIVPKSKGADYLHLISEAKAESHSKIENDSDCLSSLDDLLHDEFSRVVGSMISARGEGVLSWMEDDNFVVEEDGSDSYNEPGFLSLDLKALEKMLEKVEVHERLYIEADLLPPELCTAQSKVSQDKELYCSHTSQDEEAVTTSLNKLVQQESSGKIDPQGKSSSALKDMQTLTDQPEISSEVEADLDFLLDSFSKEPKPVASASSTSSQNPSVQRSSAFETELDSLLSSHGGAEPANPSDQKLTTADFDDMLDDLLESTSVATKPQENQTPLSSTVGKSKVIEEFDSWLDTI; encoded by the exons ATGTCATGCCACATATTGCATGGGCCCGTTTACGTGTTTGATAATGGGCCTCAGAGCCCAATTAAATTTGTGTCTCTCAACACGGTGTCGTGCGTAATCGAATCTCAATCTCGCATGTCGCCGATTACTTCTTCTCTTGACGCTGTGCATATACTCCCTCCCTCTCTCTCTCTCTCTCAAGCAAAGCTTCTTCGATCTTCCCCAGTACAGTTTTTCGTTATAAAG GATTGTTCTGCAATGGACACAAAAGCTCTGGCGAAATCGAAGAGAGCTCACACTCAACACTACTCCAAGAAATCACATCCGCTTCATAAGCCGAAAGCTCTAGAGAAAGGGCAAGTAAACCAACCAAAGAGTCCGGTTCAATCTCGTCGTGTTTCTGCACTACCGTCGAATCTGGACCGGTACGATGATGAACCCGATCTCGGTTTGTCGACTAATCAACCCGCGGATGTTATTGTGCCGAAAAGCAAAGGAGCTGATTATCTGCATTTGATATCTGAAGCCAAAGCTGAGTCTCATTCAAAGATTGAGAACGATTCAGATTGTTTATCATCGTTAGATGATCTTTTGCACG ATGAGTTTAGTCGTGTAGTTGGATCTATGATCTCGGCAAGAGGGGAAGGTGTGCTTTCATGGATGGAAGACGACAACTTTGTTGTGGAAGAAGATGGATCAGATTCATATAATGAG CCTGGATTCCTTTCCTTGGATCTAAAGGCACTGGAGAAAATGCTAGAGAAAGTGGAGGTGCATGAGAGGCTCTACATTGAAGCTGATCTTTTGCCACCCGAGCTG TGTACAGCCCAATCAAAAGTTAGCCAAGATAAAGAACTGTATTGTTCCCACACTTCCCAAGACGAGGAAGCTGTGACAACAAGTCTGAATAAGCTGGTTCAACAAGAATCAAGTGGAAAGATTGACCCACAGGGAAAATCATCATCAGCTTTGAAGGACATGCAAACACTTACTGACCAGCCAGAGATATCTTCAGAAGTTGAAGCCGACCTAGATTTTCTTCTTGACTCCTTTAGTAAAGAGCCTAAGCCAGTGGCCAGCGCCTCAAGTACATCCAGTCAGAATCCTTCTGTCCAAAGATCTTCAGCTTTTGAAACTGAGCTGGATTCTCTTCTCAGCTCTCACGGTGGCGCAGAACCAGCGAACCCATCTGATCAAAAGCTTACCACGGCGGATTTCGATGACATGCTTGATGATTTGCTCGAAAGTACTTCAGTAGCAACCAAACCACAGGAGAACCAGACCCCTTTGTCGTCGACAGTTGGAAAATCCAAAGTTATAGAGGAGTTTGATTCTTGGTTAGATACGATTTGA
- the LOC106319258 gene encoding uncharacterized protein LOC106319258 isoform X2: MDTKALAKSKRAHTQHYSKKSHPLHKPKALEKGQVNQPKSPVQSRRVSALPSNLDRYDDEPDLGLSTNQPADVIVPKSKGADYLHLISEAKAESHSKIENDSDCLSSLDDLLHDEFSRVVGSMISARGEGVLSWMEDDNFVVEEDGSDSYNEPGFLSLDLKALEKMLEKVEVHERLYIEADLLPPELCTAQSKVSQDKELYCSHTSQDEEAVTTSLNKLVQQESSGKIDPQGKSSSALKDMQTLTDQPEISSEVEADLDFLLDSFSKEPKPVASASSTSSQNPSVQRSSAFETELDSLLSSHGGAEPANPSDQKLTTADFDDMLDDLLESTSVATKPQENQTPLSSTVGKSKVIEEFDSWLDTI, from the exons ATGGACACAAAAGCTCTGGCGAAATCGAAGAGAGCTCACACTCAACACTACTCCAAGAAATCACATCCGCTTCATAAGCCGAAAGCTCTAGAGAAAGGGCAAGTAAACCAACCAAAGAGTCCGGTTCAATCTCGTCGTGTTTCTGCACTACCGTCGAATCTGGACCGGTACGATGATGAACCCGATCTCGGTTTGTCGACTAATCAACCCGCGGATGTTATTGTGCCGAAAAGCAAAGGAGCTGATTATCTGCATTTGATATCTGAAGCCAAAGCTGAGTCTCATTCAAAGATTGAGAACGATTCAGATTGTTTATCATCGTTAGATGATCTTTTGCACG ATGAGTTTAGTCGTGTAGTTGGATCTATGATCTCGGCAAGAGGGGAAGGTGTGCTTTCATGGATGGAAGACGACAACTTTGTTGTGGAAGAAGATGGATCAGATTCATATAATGAG CCTGGATTCCTTTCCTTGGATCTAAAGGCACTGGAGAAAATGCTAGAGAAAGTGGAGGTGCATGAGAGGCTCTACATTGAAGCTGATCTTTTGCCACCCGAGCTG TGTACAGCCCAATCAAAAGTTAGCCAAGATAAAGAACTGTATTGTTCCCACACTTCCCAAGACGAGGAAGCTGTGACAACAAGTCTGAATAAGCTGGTTCAACAAGAATCAAGTGGAAAGATTGACCCACAGGGAAAATCATCATCAGCTTTGAAGGACATGCAAACACTTACTGACCAGCCAGAGATATCTTCAGAAGTTGAAGCCGACCTAGATTTTCTTCTTGACTCCTTTAGTAAAGAGCCTAAGCCAGTGGCCAGCGCCTCAAGTACATCCAGTCAGAATCCTTCTGTCCAAAGATCTTCAGCTTTTGAAACTGAGCTGGATTCTCTTCTCAGCTCTCACGGTGGCGCAGAACCAGCGAACCCATCTGATCAAAAGCTTACCACGGCGGATTTCGATGACATGCTTGATGATTTGCTCGAAAGTACTTCAGTAGCAACCAAACCACAGGAGAACCAGACCCCTTTGTCGTCGACAGTTGGAAAATCCAAAGTTATAGAGGAGTTTGATTCTTGGTTAGATACGATTTGA